From Sphingobacterium bambusae:
TGCGATTATGTTGGTCGACTTTGCTAACCATAAAAAGGATGCAGGTTCAACGACCTACGATGCGCTCATCGCGGCGAACCATGTGCGTTTCCGCCCGATTTTGATGACAACCATCGCGATGGTTATCGGTATGATTCCTATTGCCGTGGCAACAGGTGACGGTGCCGATATGAACCGCGGTTTGGCTATCGTGATCATCGGTGGGTTGCTTTCTTCCTTGTTCCTGACCTTGGTCGTGGTGCCGGTTGTATATTCCATCTTCGATGGATTAGGACGCCGTTTTGGTAAGAAAGAAAAAACACCGTATGCCGAACTTATTACGGCAGACTATGAGAAGAGTGAAGACTATGTGGACGAAATGGAAGTCCAACATTAATATATGATCGCTTAGCTTACCTTAGTAAGCAAAAAACGGGGAGAATGCATACGCATTCTCCCCGTTTTTGTTGTTGGATACAAACAACTTAGCATTGGAGACTGAATATAATTCTTTGCGATATTTTGTCATTTTTTCGCATAAACACGCACGAGGATAGGAATAATTTCTATATTTGTCCTTTATTAATAATTAATCTAAATAAATACTGTGCGTTTAGCCATTATTTTAGTAGGGGTTTTTTGGTCGTTTTTCGCTTACGGACAACGATATCTAGAGGGACAAGTATGGGATGAACATGGGCAACCATTGCCGCTAGCTTCCGTAATCGAATTAAACACACGAGTGACGGTTACGACAGATAAGCAAGGTAGATTTCAGTTGAGAGCAGTTGGGCAGGACTCTATTTTTATAAAAGTGAATTTTATAGGAAAACGCAGCTTCACGCAAAAGTATCCACAATCAGCGCTCGGGCAATTGCAAATCATCCGTTTACAAGATCTTTCTCTTAGACTGGATGAGGTAACTGTTCTACCAACATTTACTAATAGCGGAGAGTCTAATTCATCTATCAGTATAGACCGACAGGCTATCGAACAATTACAGGCATTTAGCTTAGTTGATGTGATGAATTCATTACCTGGAAAAAAGACAGCGCCACTTGATCTCAATACGCTTTCTACCTTAACATTTCGAGGTACTATTGGTGGAAATCACGATTTTAATAATTCGCGAGGTATCGCGATCATCATCGACGATACACGTATATCCAATGACGCGAATATGCAGACGCGTGGTTTGTCTCGTGGGGGCATACCTAGCAGTACAATTACTTCGGATGGTTATAGCGACAGTTACTTTGGAAACCAATCTACTAAAAGCTATGATACGCCTTTTCAAGGGATTGACCTACGTGACATTCCGGTAAATAATATCGAGAAAATAGAAGTAATACAAGGTATCGCGCCTGCTCGTTATGGGGAGGTGACCAATGGCGCGGTGATCATCGATAGACAAGCAGGAAAGAGTCCCTATATAGTTAGCTTCAATATCAACGGTGGTTCTACAAACAGCTCTATAGCAAAAGGTTTTCAGCTTCCAGGAAATTGGGGGGCACTTAATTTCAATGGAAGTTGGGGCTATAGCAATGCAGATCCAAAGGATAAGGTCAAAAGCTTCAATCGTTTTAGTGAAGGGATTGTGTGGACAACAACTACAAAGCGTATGAAAAACACCTTGTCGCTAGACTTTAGTCATCGCAAAGATGACAAAAAACAAGACCCTGATGATGAAACCTTACGTACTTCGCGCTTCAGCAATTTTAAGGTTGGGGTCAGCAACCGATGGAGTTATGCCGTCGACAAACAATTGATGCAACGTATTCAGGTGAACGCAGCAATGTCTTTCGGAAAGCAGGAGTCATATGCGTCTTATGCTATTAATCAAGGTTTACGACCAATTGCCAACATGGATACCAGTGGAATTTATGAAGGTGTCTATCTCAATCAATCGGTGATGACGGAAGAACATATCTTAGGCAAGCCGCGTACCGCTTCGTTATCGATCTCCAGTAACGGCATTTGGAATTGGGCAAATGTGCAACATACGGTGAGTTACGGTGTAAACTACAGCCTATCGAACAATGGAGGCCGCGGTGTCATTTCGGATCCGAACCGACCTCGGTTTGTAGGTACTAATCACCAAAATTTGCGACCATACTCTTTTGAAAATATTCCCGCAGCTCAAAATATCGGCATTTATATGGAAGACCAGTTTAAGTGGATGATCGGATCTCGGGAACTATCAAGCAATTTGGGCTTACGTTTTGATCTTCAAAATGGTTGTGGAACGATTCAACCAAGAATCAATTCGCGCTTAAAATGGAACGAGCGTTGGACTTTCACAGGAGCATTGGGAGTGGCCACTAAAGCACCGTCATTGGCAGACCTATATCCGGGGCCTACTTTTATAGATTACGATTTGATTACGGCTACAACCGGTTCTATTGATCCATCGCTCTACGTGCTCTTCACCGATAAGATAATAGTTGATAATAGTGCTCTCAAACCTGCTAAATCCCTACAGAT
This genomic window contains:
- a CDS encoding TonB-dependent receptor, producing the protein MRLAIILVGVFWSFFAYGQRYLEGQVWDEHGQPLPLASVIELNTRVTVTTDKQGRFQLRAVGQDSIFIKVNFIGKRSFTQKYPQSALGQLQIIRLQDLSLRLDEVTVLPTFTNSGESNSSISIDRQAIEQLQAFSLVDVMNSLPGKKTAPLDLNTLSTLTFRGTIGGNHDFNNSRGIAIIIDDTRISNDANMQTRGLSRGGIPSSTITSDGYSDSYFGNQSTKSYDTPFQGIDLRDIPVNNIEKIEVIQGIAPARYGEVTNGAVIIDRQAGKSPYIVSFNINGGSTNSSIAKGFQLPGNWGALNFNGSWGYSNADPKDKVKSFNRFSEGIVWTTTTKRMKNTLSLDFSHRKDDKKQDPDDETLRTSRFSNFKVGVSNRWSYAVDKQLMQRIQVNAAMSFGKQESYASYAINQGLRPIANMDTSGIYEGVYLNQSVMTEEHILGKPRTASLSISSNGIWNWANVQHTVSYGVNYSLSNNGGRGVISDPNRPRFVGTNHQNLRPYSFENIPAAQNIGIYMEDQFKWMIGSRELSSNLGLRFDLQNGCGTIQPRINSRLKWNERWTFTGALGVATKAPSLADLYPGPTFIDYDLITATTGSIDPSLYVLFTDKIIVDNSALKPAKSLQIELGATRKDRWISSSMYAYFKRNYDGFTALSNFRRYVLPKFNYWLNEETNKYEYVPSGETLAVGGFWDYSMTNGLQSDSYGVEWFLSTPRIPLIQTSFSLNTSFTYTYNKSATNQAVSREDRIYVDGDRYIKTVYYEPLETTGTFLMTKLNTVTHIPRLGFVVNFSLDLNILDRSSSVSSSIPIAYIDDQVYYHELAAEQRSTEPFAGLNRLSSDARTVRVPFVYGTINMGLEKEVGKNIRINMRSYNLFDMRPYRLVRLNNGQEQVFNPNTKPSITIGTTIKF